One genomic segment of Nitrosopumilus sp. includes these proteins:
- a CDS encoding nucleotidyltransferase domain-containing protein, whose translation MSIRNQKLKQFMEELVAELTTQFPDELVSFVLFGSATTGEWIRGKSDIDCIVIIKNKTLCSSITEYLNKLLLELDAKYDLKLSETCTSYKKTDNFALNLIFKTENKMMFGQPFYVVAEDQLDLKGFKIRKNLKVELGTRTIASLGLFLQRIKNTGVILYGKDIRKEIPKTVPALEKVKASFNAMLLLMMSFVIFPFSPKSAFSHAVKANFWACDDVLFALDKPLSTTKQEVDQILAIFGKSKIDSEHLMKSLEYKKIKENMVMNHVFVMRYMLKSTKFVYGLYAITLQKLFRISH comes from the coding sequence TTGTCCATTCGCAATCAAAAACTAAAACAATTCATGGAAGAACTAGTTGCAGAATTGACTACGCAATTTCCTGATGAATTAGTTTCGTTTGTATTGTTTGGTTCTGCAACAACTGGAGAATGGATACGTGGGAAATCTGATATTGATTGTATTGTTATTATCAAAAATAAAACACTTTGTAGCTCAATAACAGAGTATCTAAACAAACTTTTACTTGAACTTGATGCAAAGTATGATCTAAAATTATCTGAGACATGTACATCATACAAAAAGACCGACAATTTTGCATTGAACTTGATATTCAAAACTGAAAATAAAATGATGTTTGGACAGCCATTTTATGTGGTAGCAGAAGATCAACTTGATTTGAAAGGATTTAAGATAAGAAAAAATCTCAAAGTAGAACTTGGAACACGAACTATTGCGTCCCTTGGTTTGTTCTTGCAGCGAATTAAAAATACTGGAGTTATTTTGTATGGAAAAGACATCAGAAAGGAAATTCCAAAAACTGTTCCTGCACTTGAGAAGGTAAAGGCATCATTTAATGCAATGTTGCTTTTAATGATGAGTTTTGTGATATTTCCTTTTAGTCCAAAGTCTGCGTTCTCTCATGCTGTAAAGGCAAATTTCTGGGCATGCGATGATGTATTATTTGCACTGGATAAACCACTATCCACTACAAAACAAGAGGTGGACCAGATTTTGGCTATTTTTGGTAAATCAAAAATTGATTCAGAACATCTGATGAAATCCCTAGAATACAAGAAAATTAAAGAAAATATGGTGATGAATCATGTATTTGTAATGCGATACATGCTAAAGAGTACAAAATTTGTGTACGGATTGTATGCAATTACACTACAAAAATTATTTAGAATTTCCCATTGA
- a CDS encoding thermonuclease family protein: MKVNFLIITVLGIFATSSLFVYDVHASIYFDKDAYTWTDKINIRVTEHGVDSENTLVKIHTSNHELKNYKLAKAGNGLFTGEITLTGFSHDVTGDGESDTDPKTVGSGPNNGFLESGRDDDFTLSIKFADGDEVKKTAKINWNIGTVDFDRLFIDSREYIYIKVHDVDMNLNPESRDKVPIQVFSDSDKAGLVIDAREITDDPGTFVAGFSISTQRDSNGNRLFALPNDTIYVQYDDYTLPKPYGVDDNLEILVELPPFPLAKLDNKKIEWSQANYKTKNGTSSAKVIVTDFQQNKFPNSIDTVKVKIISDSSIEGITIDLYETNKDSGVFERTFAFSDKRSAPNILYGRQGDTMTALYDPVSSFDSKGIFMAATTLLGSTGPPLERAPASSPRILDVFGNSIDSPVVGEQMQITSDIANGQDREQKFAYLVMIQDDTDAAVSLAWIDGILNPESSFSPSASWIPQKAGQYVATMFVWESVDNPTALSPPIQIYFTVSDEKTIQLPPDDEPLCRGTQLCLTETILRIVDGDTIYLSGGYEVRLSLVNTPERHQIGFHDASKFTAEMCPVASTVTVDQDDKQPYDVYNRLLGKVTCQNKILNAELLYSEHAEILIQYCSTSEFSDESWAQEFGC, encoded by the coding sequence ATGAAAGTTAATTTTTTGATAATCACTGTACTTGGAATTTTTGCCACTTCAAGTCTTTTTGTATATGACGTGCATGCTTCTATCTATTTTGATAAAGATGCATACACTTGGACTGATAAAATTAACATCAGAGTCACAGAACATGGTGTGGATTCTGAAAATACCCTAGTAAAAATACACACTTCAAATCACGAACTCAAAAACTACAAACTGGCAAAGGCTGGAAACGGATTATTCACTGGAGAGATAACTCTTACTGGTTTTTCTCATGATGTCACCGGAGATGGGGAATCCGACACTGATCCTAAGACTGTTGGCAGTGGTCCTAACAATGGGTTTCTTGAGAGTGGAAGAGATGATGATTTTACACTTTCCATAAAATTTGCAGATGGTGATGAGGTTAAGAAAACTGCAAAAATCAATTGGAATATTGGCACTGTTGATTTTGATAGGTTGTTTATTGACTCTAGGGAGTATATCTACATCAAAGTACATGATGTTGATATGAATCTTAATCCTGAATCCCGAGACAAGGTTCCTATACAAGTATTTTCTGATTCTGATAAAGCCGGACTGGTAATTGATGCAAGAGAGATTACTGATGATCCCGGAACCTTTGTAGCTGGTTTTTCAATTTCCACCCAACGTGATTCTAATGGGAATCGTTTGTTTGCACTGCCTAATGATACAATTTATGTGCAATACGATGATTACACCCTTCCAAAACCATATGGGGTCGATGATAATTTGGAAATCTTGGTGGAATTGCCACCATTCCCACTTGCAAAACTAGATAACAAAAAGATAGAATGGAGTCAAGCAAATTACAAAACAAAAAATGGTACAAGCTCTGCCAAAGTTATTGTAACTGATTTTCAACAAAATAAATTCCCAAATAGCATTGATACTGTTAAAGTCAAAATCATTTCTGATAGTTCCATAGAAGGAATTACTATTGATCTTTATGAAACAAACAAAGATTCTGGGGTTTTTGAGCGCACATTTGCATTTAGCGATAAACGCTCTGCACCAAACATTCTGTATGGAAGACAAGGAGACACCATGACTGCATTATATGATCCTGTATCATCTTTTGACTCTAAAGGAATTTTTATGGCTGCAACCACCTTACTGGGTTCTACTGGCCCTCCTCTTGAAAGGGCTCCTGCATCATCTCCCAGAATTTTAGATGTATTTGGAAATTCAATTGATTCTCCTGTAGTTGGAGAACAAATGCAGATAACATCTGATATTGCAAATGGTCAGGACCGAGAACAGAAATTTGCATATCTTGTAATGATTCAGGATGATACTGATGCTGCTGTATCTTTGGCATGGATTGATGGTATCTTAAATCCTGAATCTTCTTTTAGTCCATCTGCATCCTGGATTCCACAAAAAGCAGGTCAATATGTGGCAACAATGTTTGTTTGGGAAAGTGTAGATAATCCAACTGCTTTATCTCCTCCAATTCAGATTTATTTTACAGTATCAGACGAAAAGACAATCCAGTTACCCCCTGATGATGAACCTCTGTGTAGAGGCACTCAATTATGTCTAACAGAAACAATTCTGCGAATTGTAGATGGAGATACAATATATCTTAGCGGTGGATATGAGGTAAGACTGTCTCTTGTAAACACTCCTGAAAGACACCAGATAGGGTTCCATGATGCCAGCAAGTTTACTGCAGAGATGTGTCCTGTTGCAAGTACTGTAACAGTGGATCAAGACGACAAGCAACCATATGATGTCTATAATAGATTGCTTGGCAAAGTAACGTGTCAAAACAAAATACTTAACGCAGAACTACTCTATTCTGAACATGCAGAGATACTGATACAATACTGTTCTACAAGTGAATTCTCTGATGAATCTTGGGCTCAGGAATTTGGATGCTGA
- a CDS encoding plastocyanin: MKTNKTIIISSILLVSIIPMWYFSSHSFTLDDEKFCEINDEGFDRVVKCVYFDSGDVLQNNKPYKPGPEQLQMVLDYCNDASEMKNAIGFEYFNDTHYINNNLCKWQKLTKFPNSDEYCIPGQNMWTDVKEIRNYTHIYNTDKCMWEQEFSWTAQYGKSDPTVMILRGAVIEGNKSLDPEVITVVLGKNNTVTWVNRDDVAHGLSSDYENNMWWTGVMEPDKSASVTFNNTGIFSYHGTPGPWISGTVVVLPENYNESNLPSSDDYDFERIHMINACTFHSLCFGVFENGTQTMTQCDFLMHGCGPVSFDGYVEEENES; this comes from the coding sequence ATGAAAACCAACAAAACAATCATAATTTCATCTATCTTACTGGTTTCAATAATCCCTATGTGGTATTTTTCAAGTCACTCTTTTACTTTGGATGATGAGAAATTTTGTGAGATAAATGATGAGGGTTTTGACAGAGTCGTCAAGTGTGTGTATTTTGATTCTGGAGATGTTTTACAAAATAATAAACCATACAAACCAGGTCCCGAACAACTTCAAATGGTTTTAGATTATTGTAATGATGCTTCTGAAATGAAAAACGCAATTGGTTTTGAATATTTCAATGACACACATTACATTAACAATAATCTTTGCAAATGGCAAAAGTTAACCAAATTCCCAAACTCTGACGAATACTGTATTCCTGGTCAAAACATGTGGACAGATGTTAAAGAGATAAGAAATTACACCCACATCTACAACACAGACAAGTGTATGTGGGAACAAGAGTTTAGTTGGACTGCTCAATATGGTAAATCTGATCCAACTGTAATGATTCTACGAGGTGCAGTTATTGAAGGAAATAAAAGTCTAGATCCTGAGGTAATTACTGTTGTATTGGGGAAAAACAATACTGTGACATGGGTTAACCGAGATGATGTGGCACATGGATTATCTAGTGATTATGAAAATAACATGTGGTGGACTGGAGTTATGGAACCTGACAAATCAGCATCTGTGACCTTTAACAATACTGGAATCTTTAGTTATCATGGAACTCCTGGTCCTTGGATATCTGGTACTGTAGTTGTACTGCCTGAAAACTATAATGAATCAAATTTACCTTCATCTGATGATTATGATTTTGAGCGAATACATATGATTAATGCTTGTACTTTTCATTCTCTTTGCTTTGGGGTTTTTGAGAATGGCACTCAGACTATGACTCAGTGTGATTTTCTTATGCATGGGTGTGGTCCTGTTTCTTTTGATGGTTATGTAGAGGAAGAAAATGAAAGTTAA
- a CDS encoding universal stress protein — MKHVMIPYRPDDVFYRAFQNALNIAKQNNSLLSLVKVISYPAGIGMDELLMVDLVSREYDMHQFDEILPKLQKEASSAKVKLDVHVLDMRLSPAKAFVKFASSHDVELMVVGSITKKGWTKHLGSDISDEIMDLNPSCNVILVE, encoded by the coding sequence ATGAAACATGTCATGATTCCATATAGGCCAGATGATGTGTTTTATCGAGCATTTCAAAATGCACTAAACATTGCAAAACAAAACAATTCCCTGCTTTCGCTAGTCAAGGTGATAAGTTATCCTGCCGGTATTGGAATGGATGAATTACTAATGGTTGACTTGGTATCTCGTGAATATGACATGCACCAATTTGACGAGATACTGCCAAAACTACAGAAAGAAGCAAGTTCTGCCAAAGTCAAACTGGATGTTCACGTACTTGACATGCGTCTGTCACCTGCCAAGGCTTTTGTGAAATTTGCATCAAGCCATGATGTTGAACTTATGGTTGTGGGAAGCATAACAAAAAAAGGATGGACAAAACATCTTGGTTCGGATATTTCAGATGAGATAATGGATTTGAATCCTTCATGCAATGTGATCTTGGTGGAATAG
- a CDS encoding sialidase family protein: MKIVHFVLGFFALFIVAIMIGSVSNAYAITDFTPLQNISNNSHDSIAPFVVTDGKNIFITWSEFTSAHKSSDILISKSTDGGVTFSTPKNISNNSGASTTPFAIVDGANIFIAWTYRYQDDSHSEIYFSKSTDGGNTFSTPQKISNDSSFSSLPFLTIDGKNIFVTWFDITYSNNRSYKNMEVSFSKSIDGGDTFSEPKNISNNEGFSSFPSIASDGTNLFVAWQDNTSLSNTDILVSKSTDGGATFSTPLNISNSDDGSVGAHVATDGTNIFVTWFEFHNGSGDVFFAKSTDGGATFSTPQNISNNKENSVTPFMITNGTTIYITWTDSTSKDSWIVLSNSTDGGATFSTTQKISNDNGFSDGQSFTTDGTNLFVTWEYRQLLTSPLDVFFSKSNQNQIETHEESPENPLLDEFSQISDAEQIPDSYTEIPNYTIGTVEWVDSTPRLGGYGVVKITDPDMNINPDRVDIFTAKAWSKTDLTGINLDMIESGQNTGVFYIDIEFTSEKSGIQMLKTIPGDVVTVSYLDSTTPGGKEIELIDSMDITLDYVSPHKQLKLGISIDEMQCKENLVLIQRHDGSPACVTESTKQKLIERGWTGLTLTTKESLLKRYSNLPEVMAFYETYSDAEASVKNDHVSYFAGNEDDFRIRMDLEFNKNFKVENMELHCYVKRVHQNDVPQSFILKYLKDYTCDENGSQRTGNIQIRGDMADQICSVIDYECPSYFIGNMQEDGSIIALITSWDADTETEKQFVFIIKNDTLSYDVTTNEN; encoded by the coding sequence ATGAAAATTGTTCATTTTGTGTTGGGATTTTTTGCTTTATTCATAGTTGCAATTATGATCGGTTCAGTTTCAAACGCCTATGCAATCACTGATTTTACACCCCTTCAAAATATCAGTAACAATTCTCATGATTCTATTGCACCTTTTGTGGTAACTGACGGAAAAAATATCTTCATTACGTGGTCTGAATTCACATCTGCACATAAAAGTTCAGATATCCTTATTTCAAAAAGTACTGACGGCGGGGTTACATTCAGCACCCCAAAAAATATCAGTAACAATTCTGGTGCCTCTACTACTCCCTTTGCCATAGTGGATGGAGCAAATATTTTCATCGCCTGGACATACAGATATCAAGATGACAGTCATTCTGAAATCTACTTTTCAAAAAGTACAGATGGGGGCAATACGTTTAGCACTCCACAAAAAATAAGTAATGACTCATCTTTTTCATCTTTGCCTTTTTTGACTATTGATGGAAAAAATATTTTTGTCACGTGGTTTGATATTACATATTCTAACAACAGATCATACAAAAACATGGAAGTATCATTTTCAAAAAGTATTGACGGAGGAGATACATTCAGTGAGCCAAAAAATATTAGCAATAATGAGGGATTTTCCTCATTCCCCTCAATTGCAAGTGATGGCACAAATCTCTTTGTTGCATGGCAAGATAATACGTCCCTGAGCAACACAGACATACTTGTCTCAAAAAGCACTGATGGCGGTGCAACATTTAGCACTCCATTAAACATCAGCAACAGCGATGATGGCTCAGTTGGAGCTCATGTTGCTACTGATGGCACAAACATTTTTGTCACGTGGTTTGAATTTCACAATGGAAGTGGTGATGTGTTTTTTGCAAAAAGCACTGATGGCGGTGCAACATTTAGCACTCCCCAAAACATTAGCAATAACAAAGAAAACTCTGTTACACCATTTATGATTACGAACGGTACAACCATCTATATTACTTGGACTGATTCAACATCAAAAGACAGCTGGATAGTCTTGTCTAACAGCACTGATGGCGGTGCAACATTTAGCACTACACAAAAAATAAGTAATGATAATGGATTTTCAGATGGACAATCATTTACTACTGATGGCACAAATCTCTTTGTCACATGGGAGTATCGTCAGTTGTTAACATCCCCCTTGGATGTTTTTTTCTCAAAATCAAACCAGAATCAAATAGAGACACATGAAGAATCACCAGAAAATCCACTCCTTGATGAATTCTCGCAAATTTCTGATGCAGAACAAATCCCAGACTCGTATACAGAGATTCCAAACTACACAATAGGCACAGTAGAATGGGTTGACTCCACACCTCGTCTTGGAGGCTATGGTGTTGTAAAGATAACAGATCCTGACATGAACATCAATCCAGACAGAGTCGACATATTCACAGCAAAGGCATGGTCAAAAACAGATCTCACTGGAATCAATTTAGACATGATTGAAAGTGGACAAAATACTGGTGTTTTCTATATTGATATTGAATTCACCTCTGAAAAATCTGGCATACAAATGCTCAAAACCATTCCAGGAGATGTGGTGACAGTATCCTATCTTGATTCAACAACACCTGGAGGCAAAGAAATTGAATTGATTGATAGCATGGATATCACTTTAGATTATGTTTCACCACATAAACAGCTAAAATTAGGAATTTCTATTGATGAAATGCAATGCAAAGAAAATCTTGTTCTAATTCAGAGACATGATGGTTCTCCTGCATGTGTCACTGAATCAACCAAACAGAAACTAATTGAGAGAGGATGGACTGGCTTAACTCTGACAACAAAAGAATCTTTATTGAAACGTTACAGTAACCTGCCAGAAGTAATGGCATTTTATGAAACATATTCAGACGCAGAAGCTTCAGTAAAGAATGATCATGTATCTTATTTTGCAGGAAACGAAGATGATTTTCGCATTAGGATGGATTTGGAATTTAACAAAAACTTTAAGGTAGAAAATATGGAGCTTCATTGCTATGTGAAAAGAGTCCATCAAAATGATGTACCTCAATCATTCATTCTAAAATATTTGAAAGACTATACGTGTGATGAGAATGGTTCACAGAGAACTGGAAATATTCAGATTAGAGGAGACATGGCTGATCAAATCTGTTCTGTTATCGATTATGAATGTCCTTCATATTTCATTGGAAACATGCAAGAAGATGGCTCTATAATTGCGTTAATCACCTCTTGGGATGCAGATACAGAAACAGAAAAACAATTTGTGTTTATTATTAAAAATGACACTCTGAGTTACGATGTAACGACAAATGAAAACTAG
- a CDS encoding ParB/RepB/Spo0J family partition protein: protein MARYKPTISYRLKEIPVKQIKVWKEAQARKLDREGISELAKSIRTEGLLNPPLVQKQGKNTYLLMSGQRRLAAMKRLGAKKIPVHLLTKKTEYDLENAKAASVVENIHRNDMNHKEIADACKFLTEQIGKSAAAKSMGMSPSTLNKYLGFAGVPDRLKLLVPSLISRDEMTRLYFIVPNVSKAENIVQRISTLDSSLRKKYLVALSQAPKSSHPKLLKCAKSMRVKQNISFKLSKTNAKKLASESNKKDILPDELASKIISDYLKRKRRR, encoded by the coding sequence GTGGCAAGATACAAACCAACCATTTCATACAGACTAAAAGAAATACCGGTTAAACAAATTAAAGTATGGAAAGAAGCACAGGCAAGAAAATTAGATAGGGAAGGAATTTCAGAGCTTGCCAAATCAATTAGAACTGAAGGACTGTTAAATCCACCATTAGTACAAAAGCAAGGCAAGAACACATACCTGCTAATGTCAGGTCAGAGAAGATTAGCTGCCATGAAAAGGCTGGGCGCAAAAAAGATCCCAGTTCACCTGCTTACTAAAAAAACAGAGTATGATCTGGAAAATGCAAAGGCAGCATCAGTGGTTGAAAACATACACCGAAACGACATGAATCACAAAGAGATTGCCGATGCCTGCAAATTTCTAACTGAACAGATTGGAAAATCAGCAGCTGCCAAATCAATGGGCATGTCACCATCAACATTGAACAAGTATCTCGGATTTGCAGGAGTTCCAGACAGACTGAAATTGTTAGTCCCATCACTTATTTCCAGAGATGAAATGACAAGACTGTATTTCATTGTGCCGAATGTATCAAAGGCAGAAAATATAGTGCAAAGAATATCTACTTTAGATTCATCGCTACGAAAAAAGTATCTTGTAGCACTATCACAAGCCCCAAAATCATCACACCCTAAACTGTTAAAGTGTGCAAAATCTATGCGCGTAAAACAAAACATATCATTCAAGTTATCCAAAACAAATGCCAAAAAATTGGCAAGTGAGTCAAACAAGAAAGATATCCTGCCTGATGAATTGGCAAGCAAGATAATATCTGATTATTTAAAACGCAAACGACGAAGATAG
- a CDS encoding ribbon-helix-helix domain-containing protein, which translates to MKEKFSVSIDEDLLKWVDSQIKSKVFASRSHGIEYALNELKKKKD; encoded by the coding sequence ATGAAAGAAAAATTTAGTGTCTCAATCGATGAGGACTTGTTGAAATGGGTGGATTCTCAGATTAAATCAAAAGTATTTGCAAGCAGATCTCATGGAATAGAATATGCTCTAAATGAGTTAAAGAAGAAAAAAGACTAA
- a CDS encoding HEPN domain-containing protein: MIDFRDFMQKAEYDLDRSMYLFKIEDYGFAAYSIQQALEKYLKAYLLKFNLVTEVHKLGHLQYFEILKEAITILENQKNDEKDENIIRVLESTIEHFTTLQTTFKKVEQSHDYKILFWKSSLGIKLNKNEQNILNGIRIKNNTSTKKYLSVLHNYLGSPEFLANLLKKKIPVKLKSKLPLFIIDYLNAIKNNDQKNAKLILEKFMLEVKPYFYGTGPNSLSKDATDFMIKMKMIDTAFEWYEYGLLTFPHQEIGRYPTIIENTNSEILYEENKDKLLQLIQSITIICNKIKGICH; this comes from the coding sequence ATGATTGATTTTCGGGATTTTATGCAAAAGGCAGAATATGATTTAGACCGTTCTATGTATTTATTCAAAATAGAAGATTATGGATTTGCAGCGTATTCAATCCAACAAGCATTAGAAAAATACCTCAAAGCATATCTTTTGAAATTTAATCTTGTAACTGAAGTACACAAATTAGGGCATTTACAATATTTTGAAATTCTAAAAGAGGCCATCACAATATTGGAAAATCAAAAAAATGATGAAAAGGATGAAAACATAATAAGAGTATTAGAATCAACAATTGAACATTTTACTACTTTGCAAACAACTTTTAAAAAAGTAGAACAATCCCATGATTATAAAATTCTTTTTTGGAAAAGTTCACTAGGAATAAAATTGAATAAAAATGAACAAAATATTTTAAATGGAATTAGAATTAAAAATAATACAAGTACAAAAAAATATCTTTCAGTTTTACATAATTATTTGGGTTCACCTGAATTTCTTGCTAATTTGTTAAAAAAGAAAATACCTGTAAAATTAAAATCAAAACTTCCATTATTTATAATAGATTATCTCAATGCAATAAAAAATAATGATCAAAAAAATGCAAAATTAATCTTAGAAAAATTTATGCTTGAAGTTAAGCCTTATTTTTATGGAACTGGACCAAATTCGTTATCGAAGGATGCAACAGATTTCATGATAAAAATGAAAATGATTGATACGGCATTTGAATGGTATGAATATGGTTTATTGACTTTTCCACATCAAGAAATTGGACGATATCCCACAATTATTGAGAATACAAATTCGGAAATACTTTACGAGGAAAACAAAGATAAATTGCTACAATTAATCCAATCCATAACAATAATTTGTAATAAAATCAAGGGAATTTGCCATTAG
- a CDS encoding ASCH domain-containing protein: MDGLIINEPYANMIINNQKKWELRSRKPPSEKIGTEIGLLSKGHLLGKIIIENSKGPLSIKELKKTKDLHKSDVSFLSPDFSSYAWEIEVAEVFEKPKKYVHPMGARVWVKDVKLVEDYMKNKITYYI, from the coding sequence ATGGACGGATTAATTATTAATGAACCATATGCAAATATGATAATAAACAATCAAAAAAAATGGGAGTTACGTTCAAGAAAACCTCCCTCCGAAAAAATTGGTACAGAGATTGGGTTATTATCTAAAGGACACTTACTTGGTAAAATAATTATTGAAAATTCAAAAGGGCCTTTATCAATCAAAGAACTCAAGAAAACAAAAGATTTGCATAAATCTGATGTTTCTTTTTTATCTCCAGATTTTTCTTCTTATGCATGGGAAATAGAGGTAGCAGAAGTTTTTGAAAAACCAAAAAAATATGTTCATCCAATGGGCGCAAGAGTTTGGGTGAAGGATGTCAAATTAGTTGAAGATTACATGAAAAATAAAATTACATATTATATTTAA
- a CDS encoding 7-cyano-7-deazaguanine synthase — protein sequence MTISRPKNTYGLEGRNFPIYEDFSDMQRIIVGAHKGESKQKTKPTKILVPVENFKKFNENKQIFEEFFEWLTDRQIQFEFSEISKHKRPMIFGDFNFDFVSLFSGGLDSGSLPLIDEFRNSRGLLHHTHTSHRMYHVAREVYQKCIPKNHKISFSNLDLESTADIPLLHIRGVTFLTNLLCIAAEHGITKVIIPENGPLMINYPVASTVSPTRTANPDMIQKWTEIFKKITNAKIKVQTPFINKTKSEVILMSKTKTLIEHTWSCSTSQGISKMCGICMACFVRILSLYAIDLDENINSRYLYNPFKISSSTLKESRMTTFRILINCLEFWKNIIQHDEIKNNIEKERFENLAKKYPILEKFSLDMYVGIQNYLKNNNDSEILGKTSMEYLNIIDNKILEMRQKALQRLRKKYGWIT from the coding sequence TTGACTATCAGTAGACCTAAAAACACATATGGTTTAGAGGGACGTAATTTTCCCATTTATGAAGATTTTTCGGATATGCAAAGAATTATTGTGGGTGCACATAAAGGTGAATCTAAACAAAAAACCAAACCTACAAAGATTTTGGTTCCGGTTGAAAATTTTAAAAAATTTAATGAGAATAAACAAATCTTTGAGGAATTTTTTGAATGGTTAACAGACAGACAAATACAATTTGAATTTTCAGAAATTTCGAAACATAAAAGACCAATGATATTTGGTGATTTTAATTTTGATTTTGTAAGTTTATTTTCTGGTGGATTAGATAGTGGCTCATTACCATTAATTGATGAATTTAGAAACTCTAGAGGATTATTACACCATACACATACAAGTCATCGTATGTATCACGTAGCCCGAGAAGTATATCAAAAATGTATTCCTAAAAATCATAAAATTTCTTTCAGTAATCTTGATTTAGAAAGTACTGCAGATATTCCTCTTTTACATATACGCGGTGTAACTTTTCTAACAAATTTACTTTGCATTGCAGCAGAACATGGAATTACTAAAGTTATAATACCTGAAAATGGACCTTTAATGATTAATTATCCTGTTGCATCAACTGTTTCTCCAACTAGAACAGCCAATCCAGATATGATTCAGAAATGGACAGAGATTTTTAAAAAAATAACAAATGCTAAGATCAAAGTTCAAACACCTTTCATTAACAAAACAAAATCTGAAGTTATATTGATGTCAAAAACAAAAACATTGATCGAACATACTTGGTCTTGTTCCACATCTCAAGGTATTTCAAAAATGTGTGGAATATGTATGGCATGTTTTGTTAGAATACTATCTCTTTATGCAATAGATTTAGATGAAAATATAAACTCTCGATATTTATACAATCCATTTAAAATAAGCTCATCAACATTAAAAGAAAGTAGAATGACAACTTTTAGAATTTTGATTAATTGTTTAGAATTTTGGAAAAACATCATTCAACATGATGAAATTAAAAACAATATTGAGAAAGAGAGATTTGAAAATTTAGCTAAAAAATACCCCATACTTGAAAAATTTTCTCTTGATATGTATGTAGGAATTCAAAATTATCTAAAGAATAATAATGATTCAGAAATTCTTGGTAAAACAAGCATGGAATATCTAAATATCATTGACAATAAGATATTAGAAATGCGACAAAAAGCTCTTCAAAGATTGAGAAAAAAATATGGGTGGATAACTTAA